Proteins from one Hemiscyllium ocellatum isolate sHemOce1 chromosome 6, sHemOce1.pat.X.cur, whole genome shotgun sequence genomic window:
- the mitd1 gene encoding MIT domain-containing protein 1 isoform X2 produces MDRAEVIKTQLNKLKEEGKYHEQIKIAEDATGFSYEKLFKPYLDQFVTEVWVEDPYIRHVHQLYNFLRFCELLLKGPCKVKTIHLLTSLDNNGGNSQQISGLEEIKQSLQSYGVTLDVNHSSSIHDREIRFSNGWMIKIGRGLDYFKKTQGRFSIGYCDFDLRQCHETTVDIFHTKYTKNS; encoded by the exons ATGGATCGAGCAGAAGTAATTAAAACCCAGCTGAATAAGCTCAAAGAAG AAGGGAAATATCACGAACAGATCAAAATTGCAGAAGACGCTACTGGGTTTAGTTATGAAAAACTATTCAAACCATATTTGGATCAATTTGTTACTGAAGTATGGGTAGAAGATCCGTACATTAGGCATGTTCATCAG CTATACAACTTCTTGAGATTTTGTGAGTTGCTTCTAAAAGGACCTTGCAAAGTAAAAACTATCCATCTACTGACTTCTCTTGACAAT AATGGTGGTAACTCACAGCAGATCAGTGGCCTTGAAGAGATAAAGCAGTCATTACAAAGTTATGGGGTAACATTGGATGTGAACCACTCCTCTTCGATACATGACCGAGAAATCAG ATTCAGCAATGGATGGATGATCAAGATTGGAagaggattagattactttaaaaaaacacag GGACGATTTTCTATTGGTTACTGCGATTTTGACTTAAGACAATGCCATGAAACTACAGTGGACATTTTCCATACCAAGTATACAAAGAACTCATAA
- the mitd1 gene encoding MIT domain-containing protein 1 isoform X1, which produces MSQSVLTGMENSAASVLTRAVELDNESRLQSSLVCYQEGIDLLLQVLKATKDDTKKVYYRQKISTYMDRAEVIKTQLNKLKEEGKYHEQIKIAEDATGFSYEKLFKPYLDQFVTEVWVEDPYIRHVHQLYNFLRFCELLLKGPCKVKTIHLLTSLDNNGGNSQQISGLEEIKQSLQSYGVTLDVNHSSSIHDREIRFSNGWMIKIGRGLDYFKKTQGRFSIGYCDFDLRQCHETTVDIFHTKYTKNS; this is translated from the exons ATGTCTCAGAGCGTGCTGACGGGAATGGAAAATTCAGCTGCAAGTGTGCTGACGAGGGCTGTAGAGCTAGACAATGAGTCCCGTTTGCAGAGTTCGTTGGTTTGTTATCAAGAAGGAATTGATCTTCTTTTGCAGGTTTTGAAAG CTACCAAAGATGACACAAAAAAAGTCTACTATCGACAGAAGATTAGTACCTACATGGATCGAGCAGAAGTAATTAAAACCCAGCTGAATAAGCTCAAAGAAG AAGGGAAATATCACGAACAGATCAAAATTGCAGAAGACGCTACTGGGTTTAGTTATGAAAAACTATTCAAACCATATTTGGATCAATTTGTTACTGAAGTATGGGTAGAAGATCCGTACATTAGGCATGTTCATCAG CTATACAACTTCTTGAGATTTTGTGAGTTGCTTCTAAAAGGACCTTGCAAAGTAAAAACTATCCATCTACTGACTTCTCTTGACAAT AATGGTGGTAACTCACAGCAGATCAGTGGCCTTGAAGAGATAAAGCAGTCATTACAAAGTTATGGGGTAACATTGGATGTGAACCACTCCTCTTCGATACATGACCGAGAAATCAG ATTCAGCAATGGATGGATGATCAAGATTGGAagaggattagattactttaaaaaaacacag GGACGATTTTCTATTGGTTACTGCGATTTTGACTTAAGACAATGCCATGAAACTACAGTGGACATTTTCCATACCAAGTATACAAAGAACTCATAA